In Camelina sativa cultivar DH55 chromosome 13, Cs, whole genome shotgun sequence, the genomic window ttgagtGTAAGTAAAGGTATTGACATAAcaaatacttttacaaaaaaaaaaaaaaaaaagtgattgttctaaacaaaaccacaaaacattTTACTAAGAAGAATTATACTGaggtgattttaaaatattatataaatttaatttttaactataaaatactaaattattgaaagaaaaagtgtaatatactaatatatcaAGTTGCAGTTCCAATTTTTAGGTctataacaatttttgtttataaaaagagtTAGACCCAATATTATGGAATTCAAAGGTGAACAAATAGTTAtgctacaaaatatatataccatagTTGAATCGATATCTTGAAGAAATAATatggttttcaaaattataacttttaaaacgGCTATATGTAATAATCTGTTAAAAtgtttccaaacaaaaatacataccTATCACAAGAACAGTGAAGATAAATAGAACTGTAAAcgtaagtaaaaataatttcttcatcttaaatgataaaaacaaattgattgtGTTTAGAAAGTAAATTaataaacagaaagaaaaaagtttacataaatataagaATTGCATGTATCCCATATTCTAttttaagctatatatataccttCCTAAATTCAGATTTAGAAGGATGTGGTGTTAATTATTTTCGGAGTTTTTGCTAATCTGATATTTTATACAGTTAAGCCTTAAGACTCGTTCAGCTTCTATGTAGAGGGTCAGCTAGctttctcacttcttcttctaccactCCTCAGTAAGACAGTATCCACAatcataaaataatttgttttacttactaaaaataaataaataattaattattattatatattactacAAATAACATAAATGAGTTGTGATATCACGTTTTTGGCGGAAAAGTAATAACATAAATGAGTTGTGATATCacgtttttggcggaaaatggttgtgtttttggcaaaaaaaaatgtggaattATGTTTTTGGCAAAACAGATACAAAATCACGTTTTTTGccgaaaatattaaattatgtttttggcgggaaaatgggaaattattttttgatggAAAAACATAGAGTCATGTTTTTATCggaaaaattatgtaattacGATTTGGCAGGAAAAATAAGGACATGCGTTTTTTAGGGAAAATACAGAATCAtcttttgacaaacaaaaatggAATCATGTTTTGAcgagaaaattacaaaattacaattttggccAGAAAATACGAACCCGTAATTTTGAGGGAATAAACTATCTGATGGTTTTAATAGTTAAACCATGTTTTGTGGCAAAGCAGTTTTATCTTGAACTCTTTCTTCGGTACTCGACTCTTGATGCCTCTTTCTTTGGGGAGCTGATGATTCATCATCTTTAGTGCAAGTTAGGTCTCTAAAAACACATTGAATCCTTGTATTTGAGTGTGACAAAATTATCGTTTTGCGGCCCATGATTCGGTCTTGGTCAGCCTCCCATCATTTCTTGTAGCCTTTCTTCTTAGTGGATCTCACTATCTCTATGGTTTTAGTACTATATGTTCAGTATCACTATTTCCTCTACCTATTACTCAAGATGAAAAATGATATCTGCACTAGTAGATCTAGTGCTAAGCAAAGTGTAGTACAAAAAATATATCCGAAGAGAATGTGTAAAGAATAGTCACCTCAATCTTGAGATTGATAATGTCTTCAAATGTCCAATACTCCATACTATCAGAAACACCAGGAGCTCTATGGACATATTCCTCCCACGGTGGGTCAACAAGAATAACATCAAACTTTGTTCCAAATAACTCGGGAGATAACTCAACTTCATGCAAGTCGCCTTTAAAATACATTGGTGCAGAAGCTGAGTTAGATAcaatctcatccttcttctGTATGAGCTCTCTCAGCTTGGGGTAGTCTTCCACATTGGTAAGCTCCAGCTCTCGGATGAAATTCTGGGGACGCATTCCAATATCCACAAAGTTCTGGGAATAGTCATTTTTCTCTCCCCTAGAAGGAGCTTTACGAGGAGGTCCACCACCTCGAGGAGGAACCCAACCCCCTGAATTTTTATCAGATGGCATTCCACGTCCCATTTGTCCAGAAACATTAAATGCAGGCCCAGAGAAGTTAGGTGGCCCTCCTCTGTCAGAACCTGGTGGATTAAAGAACATATTCGGGTTTGGTGGAGTGCCAATTGAAGGAAATCTTGGGCCTGATGGTCCAGGAGGAAGAGGCGAGAGAACAGGAGGAACAGGTAACATACTGCCATCAACTCCTCGGGCCCCAGGCCAGACAAGAGTCGGGGCAAATGAAGGCATGAAGACAGGGGTAACAGGACCGCCTGGAATTGGCGAGATACCAGGAGTAAGAGAATGAATAGGGCTGGGTGGTGGCATTCCAAGATTCGCAAATGGTGACGCCATGATAGGCATTGTAATGGCACCTTGTTGGTTCTCTCTGCCACCAGCAGGTCTTCCTTTCCCACCCCTTGAGGGTCTGTTCCCTCTCATGCCTTGTGGAGCCTGCGGACCTCTATTAGCGGTTTGCATAGAATGAGTTCGACCAGGGGTTGCACCTctcttgtttcttgcttttgccCCTGAGTAATCAGAACTGGCTTCACCAGCTTCATCTCTCGAATCCTCCCCATAAGTTCCCAACCCAAAAGTCTCACTTCTTTGTCTACTACCTTCCTGGTTGTAAACCCACTCTTCATCATTATTCGTAGGCCTTTTAGGAGGCTGCTGACCCGATTCAGTCGTACCAGCAAAGTTGGGACCTGATTCTCCTCTGACATAATCAAGTGGCTTGGTTTGTATCTCAATTACATCATAATTCTCATTTGAAATGCCACCACTTGACAAAGCTTTAACTGCTTCACCCATGTTTCCATCTTTCCTGCCACCCAAACGACCGTGAGACCTCTTGCCTTCACTCCTTTCACGTCCTTGCCTTGGGAACTCCCGTTCCCTGCCACGATCATAAAGCAAGTCCCCATCTTTCTGATCTTTATCACTAATACTAGAATGTCTTCTCTTCCAAGTATCCTTTGAGCCTTCTTGATCCCTATCCCTATCAGACCAGCCATCATCCCTACCTCTGGATCTCTCATCTTTCCGACcatatttctctttttcgtAGTCTGCATCCAAATTTTCAGATTCTTGATGACGCTTCCCACTTCTGTCTGGTGTCTTAGACCTGTTAGATCGACCCACTTCTCTCACTGTCTCAGAACCATCCTTACCACTCGTTTTCTTGAGAGGACTACCCCTATCATCATCTTTCACACCTCGACTCTTACTCTTATCCTCTCTACTACTAGCCTTCAAACTCCTATCAGACTTCGAATGACTCCTACCCTCACCATGTTCATTACTAACAGAACCTTTCTCTCCACCACTACTATCATGTCTAGAATCAGAAAGCTTACTACTTTTATAATCACCATCATTAACAGGAACAACAGCTTCATCCCATCTCTTCCTTTTACTCGAATCAGAAGAAGACCCAAGAGTTCGTTCTCTcccgcctctctctctcttatcagAACCCTTGGAATCACGATCTTGATGCTCTGCATCAACCAGAGACTTGTTATCTTCTTTGCTTTTACTCCCACCGCTTCGAGAACTCTCAAAGTCCGATGCTTTAAGACTCATCCTTCTCTTCTCACTTCTCTCCCCACCTTCTTGCTCTCCATCTTCATACCAAGTGCTCAGCTTCTCCAACGAactctcttcttgtttcttcttcatttgattTTAGTCTGTGTTGCGAAAAAACTGTgctacaaaaccctaaaccaacgaaattagggtttcaacaACACCCACGATTAATTCCACATTCGACGCAATGGTTCGGTCTCCATAAACTGAGTATCCTTGCTTAAAACATCACCTACAGAGTTCAGATTTTTCGAATCTAAATCGTTTCCAGGTTCCTGATGAAAATTTTGACTTCAGATATGGAATTAAGCGAAGAAGATCGGAGTATGATGTGTCGGGAAGAAGAGTGAGTTTGagggagagaagagaaaagaacatTACGAAGTGCGAGGAACACGATCAACATACACAAAGTCAAATAGATTGGGCCAAGCCCATTTACATGTAGTGTCTAaacttgtgttaaaaaaaatgattatcaaTTTGTTAGACGGCTGgatatctaattaaaaaaatacacaaaaccatCATAATTAGGGAAAATACCATGAAGATTGAGACTAGtaagaaaaagttttaaaatcaaactatGAAGATAATTTGTGTGATTGTTGTTAAACGCTTACAACAGTAACTATCCACAAATGCTATGTTATACGCAGTGTTCAAGAAAacgctaggcggtatctggaCAGTGACCCAGcacctagcgcctagaacgcttagtcggggcATAGACGgttttttaggcggtttagccgtttacaacataaaacattatatatatatatatataattatacaaaaatatatgttataaaactaaaaaaatttataaattataaacaaaagtaagaaaatacatttatttaagttatattaacaacatataaatgtttataattacgtatataaagatataaaacataataatttaaataatgtaatttaaaaatcaaaaataaatattaaaataaaatttatgtaagttatattaagcggtttaggcggtcatctaggcgtctggTTATACGGCGCAGGAATATACTAAAACCTAAAGTAAAGTTGCTAAAGTAAgacatcaaacaaaaatttcatcGGTTTCAacatataagatgttttaaggaaaagcacgcagattaagaaataatcattttaaaaaaattcaaccaattataaacaagactgcataataaaaaatactaaactaatgtAAAAGtaacatagaaacttgaaaacatcaatattatgaaacaaaaacacttctcaaaaacatcctatattataaaacttatACGGATTTGAACTGGTGACCATAAAGCTACATATGGTTTCATATACCAACTAAACTAAAGATACTATTTGGTTATATTCACGGAAAAACGATCTGTATCCCCCCCCATAAACTTTCATATAGCACCACATCCACCTAGTTTTTAAACGTCGATCACTGTCCCCCCCCAATTTGTAAGTTTCAGTCCATTATCCCCCCAAATTAAAAGTTCGAAACTTCTGTCCACACATTATGCTAAAATCGTGGTTTATCATTGGTTTACTGTTCCAGGAAATACATTAATCGTATG contains:
- the LOC104736990 gene encoding methyltransferase-like protein 1: MKKKQEESSLEKLSTWYEDGEQEGGERSEKRRMSLKASDFESSRSGGSKSKEDNKSLVDAEHQDRDSKGSDKRERGGRERTLGSSSDSSKRKRWDEAVVPVNDGDYKSSKLSDSRHDSSGGEKGSVSNEHGEGRSHSKSDRSLKASSREDKSKSRGVKDDDRGSPLKKTSGKDGSETVREVGRSNRSKTPDRSGKRHQESENLDADYEKEKYGRKDERSRGRDDGWSDRDRDQEGSKDTWKRRHSSISDKDQKDGDLLYDRGREREFPRQGRERSEGKRSHGRLGGRKDGNMGEAVKALSSGGISNENYDVIEIQTKPLDYVRGESGPNFAGTTESGQQPPKRPTNNDEEWVYNQEGSRQRSETFGLGTYGEDSRDEAGEASSDYSGAKARNKRGATPGRTHSMQTANRGPQAPQGMRGNRPSRGGKGRPAGGRENQQGAITMPIMASPFANLGMPPPSPIHSLTPGISPIPGGPVTPVFMPSFAPTLVWPGARGVDGSMLPVPPVLSPLPPGPSGPRFPSIGTPPNPNMFFNPPGSDRGGPPNFSGPAFNVSGQMGRGMPSDKNSGGWVPPRGGGPPRKAPSRGEKNDYSQNFVDIGMRPQNFIRELELTNVEDYPKLRELIQKKDEIVSNSASAPMYFKGDLHEVELSPELFGTKFDVILVDPPWEEYVHRAPGVSDSMEYWTFEDIINLKIEVTILYTFSSDIFFVLHFA